One window of Erinaceus europaeus chromosome 6, mEriEur2.1, whole genome shotgun sequence genomic DNA carries:
- the CCDC92 gene encoding coiled-coil domain-containing protein 92 isoform X2, whose protein sequence is MCLVSVFAASISTGLTCLTPLTPGDGRSRSSELRQRCEELEAQLQVKEKENDELLQELEQKNAMILVLENTIKEREKKYLEELKVKSHKLTLLSGELEQRAGTIAYLTAQLHAARRKLLSSSGTSDGSPSGSPVLASYKPAPPKDKLPETPRRRMKKSLSAPLHPEFEEVYRFGAESRKLLLREPVDAMPDPTPFLLAREAAEVHVIKERPLVIPPIASDRGASEPQPHPHVGVAHRIPHAAQGPAGVETLAVDQVNAGKVVRKHSGTDRTV, encoded by the coding sequence GAGACGGGCGTTCGCGGAGCAGTGAGCTCAGGCAGAGATGTGAGGAGCTGGAGGCGCAGCTGCAGGTCAAGGAGAAGGAGAACGACGAGCTGCTGCAGGAGCTGGAGCAGAAGAACGCCATGATCCTGGTGCTGGAGAACACCATCAAGGAGCGCGAGAAGAAGTACCTGGAGGAGCTGAAGGTGAAGAGCCACAAGCTGACCCTGCTGAGCGGCGAGCTGGAGCAGCGCGCCGGCACCATCGCCTACCTGACGGCCCAGCTGCACGCGGCGCGGAGGAAGCTGCTCAGCTCCAGCGGCACCTCCGACGGCAGCCCGTCGGGCAGCCCCGTGCTCGCCAGCTACAAGCCGGCGCCCCCCAAGGACAAGCTGCCCGAGACGCCCCGCCGCCGCATGAAGAAGAGCCTCTCGGCCCCGCTGCACCCCGAGTTCGAGGAGGTCTACAGGTTCGGGGCCGAGAGCCGCAAGCTGCTGCTGCGGGAGCCGGTGGACGCCATGCCCGACCCCACGCCGTTCCTGCTGGCGCGCGAGGCGGCCGAGGTGCACGTCATCAAGGAGCGCCCGCTCGTCATCCCGCCCATCGCCTCGGACCGCGGCGCCAGCGAGCCGCAGCCGCACCCGCACGTGGGCGTGGCGCACCGCATCCCGCACGCCGCGCAGGGCCCCGCGGGGGTGGAGACGCTGGCCGTGGACCAGGTGAACGCGGGCAAGGTGGTGCGGAAGCACTCAGGGACCGACAGAACTGTGTGA